A genomic region of Nostoc sp. UHCC 0702 contains the following coding sequences:
- a CDS encoding 4-(cytidine 5'-diphospho)-2-C-methyl-D-erythritol kinase, with product MRSYTLIAPAKINLYLEIIGDRADGYHELAMILQSIDLADQIQLHSIDSETIRVHCDHPQVPTDKSNLAYRAAELMAIQFPEAFSKYGGVEITVNKYIPVAAGLAGGSTNAAAVLVGIDLLWKLGLTQSELEELGATLGSDVPFCIAGGTAIATGRGEQLSPLPSLDTIYIVLAKYRSLEVSTAWAYKTYRQQFGNTYIRDTEDLAARAAAVHSGGIVKAIFEQDTAEIAQKLHNDLERVVLPAYPQVLQLRELFANQQGVLGTMMSGSGPTVFALVESEQQAQTVKLNIREAISSEDLELFVTRTTTHGIQIVSSV from the coding sequence ATGCGTTCCTACACCTTAATTGCTCCTGCCAAAATTAACTTGTATTTAGAAATCATCGGCGATCGCGCTGATGGTTATCATGAGTTAGCAATGATACTTCAAAGTATTGACCTTGCCGACCAAATTCAACTGCATTCCATCGACAGCGAAACCATCCGCGTTCACTGTGACCACCCACAAGTACCGACAGATAAAAGTAATCTAGCGTACCGCGCCGCAGAACTCATGGCAATCCAATTTCCTGAAGCCTTTAGTAAATACGGAGGAGTAGAAATTACTGTCAACAAGTACATTCCTGTAGCTGCTGGTTTGGCTGGAGGTTCCACAAATGCAGCAGCGGTGTTGGTGGGAATAGATTTACTGTGGAAGCTTGGACTCACTCAGTCAGAATTAGAAGAACTGGGAGCAACCCTCGGTTCAGATGTACCCTTTTGTATAGCGGGTGGCACAGCAATTGCTACAGGTAGAGGCGAGCAACTTTCACCTCTACCAAGTTTGGATACTATATATATAGTATTGGCAAAATATCGTAGCTTAGAAGTCTCCACCGCTTGGGCATACAAAACCTATCGCCAGCAGTTTGGTAATACTTACATTAGAGATACCGAAGATTTAGCAGCGCGTGCAGCCGCAGTCCATTCAGGAGGAATAGTCAAAGCAATCTTTGAACAAGACACAGCAGAAATTGCCCAAAAACTGCACAATGATTTAGAGCGGGTAGTATTACCAGCTTATCCTCAAGTATTGCAACTGCGAGAACTGTTTGCAAATCAACAAGGCGTTTTGGGAACAATGATGTCTGGTTCCGGCCCCACAGTGTTTGCTCTTGTTGAGTCTGAGCAACAAGCACAAACAGTTAAACTCAATATTAGAGAAGCAATCAGTAGCGAAGATTTAGAATTATTTGTAACTCGCACGACCACACATGGAATTCAGATAGTATCGTCAGTGTAG
- a CDS encoding Uma2 family endonuclease: MTAITVNFNPIIKLTDDQFYQLCRSNPDIKFERNAYGEIIIMPPTGGETGNRNLEIGADFVIWNRQTKLGVCFDSSTCFKLSNGANRSPDVAWIRKDRWNLLTPEQKEKFPPIAPDFVLELMSPSDTLEETQAKMQEYIDNQVKLGWLINRKARQVEIYRQGKPVEIIESPDKLSGEDTLPGFVLNLQIVWE; the protein is encoded by the coding sequence ATGACAGCCATTACCGTCAACTTCAACCCCATCATCAAACTCACCGACGACCAATTTTATCAATTGTGTCGATCAAATCCAGATATCAAATTTGAGCGTAATGCCTACGGAGAAATAATTATCATGCCACCCACAGGAGGAGAAACCGGAAACCGTAATCTTGAAATTGGGGCTGATTTTGTCATTTGGAATCGCCAAACAAAACTAGGCGTTTGCTTTGATTCCTCTACCTGTTTCAAACTTTCCAATGGTGCAAACCGTTCTCCTGATGTTGCTTGGATACGAAAAGATAGATGGAATTTACTCACTCCTGAACAAAAAGAAAAATTCCCACCAATTGCCCCAGATTTTGTTTTAGAATTAATGTCTCCTAGTGACACCTTGGAAGAAACCCAAGCCAAGATGCAAGAATATATAGATAATCAAGTCAAGCTTGGCTGGTTAATTAATCGCAAAGCACGCCAAGTTGAAATATATCGCCAAGGCAAGCCTGTAGAAATTATAGAATCTCCTGACAAATTATCAGGAGAAGATACATTACCAGGATTTGTTTTAAATTTACAAATAGTCTGGGAATAA
- a CDS encoding Uma2 family endonuclease, whose amino-acid sequence MLLELNQLIVPAGHQLLIKNISWSAYKHLLAELGENRSSKISYSQGVLEIMAPLPEHEVAKVIIGDLVKIILEELDIEFWSLGSTTFEREKMDAGVEPDDCFYIQNEAAVRGKDRIDLTVDPPPDLAIEIDITSRTRFNNYAVLGVPELWRWNGTKLEINVLSNGQYVKYPSSSIFPNLPIAQAIPEYLIRSKIDGRNVAMKAFRAWVRNQI is encoded by the coding sequence ATGTTACTTGAACTCAATCAATTAATTGTACCTGCTGGTCATCAGTTGCTAATTAAAAATATATCCTGGTCAGCATACAAACATCTTTTGGCAGAATTGGGAGAAAATCGCAGTTCTAAAATATCTTACAGTCAAGGGGTGCTGGAAATAATGGCTCCATTACCAGAACATGAGGTAGCTAAAGTTATTATTGGGGATTTAGTAAAAATTATCCTAGAGGAACTTGATATTGAGTTTTGGAGTTTGGGGTCTACAACTTTTGAACGAGAAAAAATGGATGCTGGGGTAGAACCCGATGATTGTTTCTATATCCAAAATGAAGCTGCTGTCCGAGGTAAGGATAGAATCGATTTAACAGTTGACCCGCCCCCAGATTTAGCAATCGAAATTGATATTACTTCTCGTACTCGGTTTAATAATTATGCAGTATTGGGAGTTCCGGAGTTATGGCGATGGAATGGAACTAAGCTAGAAATCAATGTTTTGAGTAATGGTCAATATGTAAAATATCCTAGTAGTTCTATTTTTCCTAATTTACCTATTGCTCAAGCTATCCCTGAATACTTGATACGGAGTAAAATTGATGGTAGAAATGTGGCGATGAAAGCATTTCGTGCTTGGGTGAGAAATCAAATATAA
- a CDS encoding PAS domain S-box protein, producing MAPNLITVNKNTYESLQQELIELRQVVACVEQAKSSNTPKYSQEQIDLFIEYTPAAIAMFDRQMRYLLASRCWREDYGLGNEEIIGRSHDEIFPEIQERWGEIHQRCLAGIAEKCELTCSRADGTTDWVKWEMHPWYEDSGEVGGTIIFSEVITDRKQAEIALADSERLLRNITAYMPGAIFQFADRNGLWTVDYMSDFIWEVAGITATEIMEDFNNFLARLHPEDFDSYITSVTEAVENATRWHYEGRLVKPNGEIRWWQGGSTPIRNELGEIIFFGVLYDITERKQAEEARKQLNQELEAKAAALHQSEARFQRLADNVPGMLYEFRLQPDGTITFPYVSSQCDEILGLKAEQVMEDASMAFKFIHPEDALKVQQTIAQSAQTLQNYELEWRVMTPFGYEKWVRGVSRPELQPKGEIIWYGLISDITEQQAALRDRQFAEEQLQQQAQFLQSIWEGVDYGIYVLDVLDDGAEFRYVKLNPAILKASPIPLDNFAGKTIAEVLPAEVAHRYRQRYNECIKSGKSIFFEEFFPVEDKEIWWLLNITPLLDSTGQISQLVVTVTDITERKQTEQEKQMFVSLVENSSDFIGVATLDGQPTFINEAGRNLIGIDSLEAVKSMSMLDCFVPEDLEKVQQCIVPAVMEHGLWQGESRFRHLQTHQAIPVDYNMFMLKSPETGEPLYFATITRDIRDRKRAEQQLQEQEQFLRSIYDGVDQLIFVVNVLENGDLRYAGWNLPTVQATGISSAQVIGKTPEEIVPTSEGITARQRYESCINTGIAITYEESIIFNNEVTWWLTTINPLRNSEGRIYRLVGTTFNITKRKQAEEALKASQHFIQRVADSSPNVLYIFDLEEQRNVYANQEIATLLGYTVEEIQQMGEQLLPSITHPDDAENILEQAEKLLKSKDGDILEFELRVRQANGEWCWLYSRETPFSRTEDGKVKQILGVSTNITERKQAEIKLQQQANSLENTLRELQRTQTQLIHSEKMSSLGNMVAGVAHEINNPINFIHANLIPANEYAEDLLRLVELYQEHFPYPPEEIQAEIAAIELDFLKEDLIKLLSSMRVGTQRIREIVLSLRNFSRLDEAEFKQVDIHEGIDSTLMILHNRLKTQPNHPEILVIKEYGKLPRIDCYPGQLNQVFMNLLTNAIDALEESKFNSHQSTVKNTELLSIDYGILTQPQIHIRTEVINSNRIVIRISDNGKGIPPEIVSKLFDPFFTTKDVGKGTGLGLSISYQIVVDKHHGKLYCKSTPGHGAEFIIEIPIIQSEVTT from the coding sequence ATGGCTCCTAATCTCATTACTGTAAATAAAAATACGTATGAATCTCTTCAACAAGAGCTGATAGAACTGCGTCAGGTGGTAGCCTGTGTGGAGCAGGCTAAGTCCTCCAATACTCCGAAATATAGCCAAGAGCAGATAGATTTATTTATTGAATATACACCTGCTGCGATCGCGATGTTTGATCGGCAAATGCGCTATCTGCTGGCGAGCCGCTGCTGGAGAGAAGATTACGGTCTAGGTAATGAGGAAATTATCGGTCGCTCTCATGATGAAATTTTTCCAGAAATTCAAGAGCGTTGGGGGGAAATTCATCAACGTTGTTTGGCAGGAATTGCTGAAAAATGTGAACTGACCTGCTCTCGTGCAGACGGAACAACTGATTGGGTAAAGTGGGAGATGCATCCTTGGTATGAAGACTCCGGTGAAGTGGGCGGTACTATTATTTTTTCGGAAGTGATTACTGATCGCAAACAGGCAGAAATAGCTCTAGCAGATAGCGAAAGACTCTTAAGAAATATTACTGCTTATATGCCTGGGGCAATTTTCCAGTTCGCAGATCGCAACGGTCTTTGGACGGTTGACTACATGAGCGATTTTATCTGGGAGGTTGCGGGAATCACAGCTACTGAAATCATGGAAGACTTCAATAACTTTCTGGCTCGCTTGCATCCAGAGGATTTTGATAGTTATATAACCTCAGTCACAGAAGCAGTGGAAAATGCTACCCGTTGGCACTATGAGGGACGGTTAGTCAAGCCTAACGGTGAAATTCGTTGGTGGCAAGGAGGCTCAACTCCCATACGCAATGAACTTGGAGAGATCATCTTTTTTGGAGTTTTGTATGATATCACAGAACGCAAGCAGGCAGAAGAGGCACGCAAACAGCTAAATCAGGAGTTAGAAGCCAAAGCAGCAGCTCTGCACCAGAGCGAAGCGCGGTTCCAGCGACTAGCCGATAATGTGCCAGGGATGCTTTATGAATTTCGTCTTCAGCCTGATGGTACAATTACCTTTCCTTATGTTTCTTCGCAATGTGATGAAATTCTCGGACTCAAGGCGGAACAGGTGATGGAAGATGCATCTATGGCGTTTAAGTTCATTCACCCGGAAGATGCTTTGAAGGTTCAGCAAACAATTGCTCAGTCCGCCCAAACTCTGCAAAACTATGAACTTGAGTGGCGGGTTATGACTCCTTTTGGCTACGAGAAATGGGTTAGGGGAGTTTCCCGCCCAGAACTTCAACCAAAAGGTGAAATTATTTGGTATGGTTTGATATCTGATATTACTGAACAGCAAGCTGCACTGCGCGATCGCCAATTTGCAGAGGAACAACTTCAACAACAGGCACAGTTTTTACAAAGCATCTGGGAAGGTGTAGATTACGGCATCTATGTCCTAGATGTTTTGGATGATGGCGCAGAGTTTCGTTACGTTAAGTTAAATCCAGCTATCCTCAAAGCCAGTCCCATTCCTCTGGACAATTTTGCGGGAAAAACAATAGCAGAGGTATTACCTGCGGAAGTAGCACATCGCTATCGCCAACGCTACAACGAATGTATCAAGTCGGGCAAGAGTATATTCTTTGAGGAATTTTTCCCTGTTGAAGACAAGGAAATTTGGTGGCTGTTGAATATAACGCCTCTGTTAGACAGCACTGGGCAAATTTCTCAACTTGTGGTTACGGTGACTGACATTACAGAACGCAAGCAAACCGAACAAGAAAAGCAAATGTTTGTTTCACTAGTTGAGAATAGCAGTGACTTTATTGGTGTGGCTACTCTAGACGGACAACCGACATTCATCAACGAAGCTGGCAGAAACTTAATTGGTATCGATAGCCTAGAGGCCGTTAAAAGCATGAGTATGCTTGACTGCTTTGTTCCAGAAGATTTAGAAAAGGTGCAGCAGTGCATTGTGCCAGCTGTCATGGAGCATGGTTTGTGGCAGGGTGAATCTCGTTTCAGACATTTGCAAACTCACCAAGCCATCCCAGTTGATTACAACATGTTTATGCTGAAAAGTCCTGAGACTGGTGAGCCTTTATATTTTGCCACCATTACTCGCGATATTCGCGATCGCAAACGAGCAGAACAACAATTGCAAGAGCAAGAGCAATTCTTGCGTAGTATTTATGATGGTGTCGATCAATTAATATTCGTCGTTAATGTTCTAGAAAACGGTGATCTTCGTTATGCTGGTTGGAATTTACCTACAGTACAAGCAACTGGAATTAGTAGCGCACAGGTAATTGGTAAAACTCCGGAGGAGATTGTTCCTACTAGTGAGGGTATAACGGCGCGTCAGCGATATGAAAGTTGTATAAACACAGGTATTGCTATCACCTATGAAGAATCTATCATTTTTAACAATGAAGTAACTTGGTGGTTAACTACAATTAATCCTCTCAGAAACAGTGAAGGCCGAATCTATCGACTGGTAGGAACAACGTTTAATATTACAAAGCGTAAACAAGCAGAAGAAGCACTCAAAGCGAGTCAGCACTTTATTCAACGTGTTGCTGATTCTTCTCCTAATGTTCTCTACATTTTCGACTTAGAAGAACAGCGCAATGTTTACGCAAACCAAGAAATTGCGACTCTTCTCGGTTACACCGTTGAAGAAATTCAACAAATGGGAGAACAATTACTTCCTAGTATTACCCATCCAGATGATGCGGAAAATATTTTAGAGCAGGCGGAAAAATTGCTCAAGTCCAAGGATGGGGATATTTTGGAGTTTGAATTGCGGGTTAGACAAGCGAATGGTGAATGGTGCTGGTTGTATAGTCGCGAGACACCATTCAGCCGCACTGAGGATGGAAAGGTGAAGCAAATTCTTGGTGTGTCAACCAATATTACCGAACGGAAACAAGCTGAAATTAAATTGCAACAACAAGCTAATAGCTTAGAAAATACTCTGCGCGAACTGCAACGTACTCAAACTCAACTCATCCACAGTGAAAAAATGTCCTCACTAGGTAATATGGTTGCAGGTGTTGCCCATGAAATTAACAATCCGATCAACTTTATTCACGCTAATCTGATTCCAGCCAATGAATACGCCGAAGACTTGTTGAGACTGGTAGAACTTTATCAAGAACACTTTCCCTATCCTCCAGAAGAAATTCAAGCAGAAATTGCTGCGATCGAACTTGATTTTCTCAAGGAAGACTTAATCAAACTCCTGAGTTCTATGCGTGTAGGAACTCAGCGTATTCGTGAAATTGTTCTGTCGCTGCGGAATTTTTCTCGCCTTGATGAAGCTGAATTCAAGCAGGTAGATATCCATGAAGGTATCGATAGTACTCTGATGATTCTACACAACCGCCTGAAAACTCAACCAAATCATCCAGAGATTTTGGTGATTAAAGAATATGGTAAACTTCCCCGCATTGACTGCTATCCTGGACAACTCAATCAGGTATTTATGAATCTTCTCACTAATGCTATTGATGCTTTGGAAGAGTCAAAATTCAACAGTCATCAGTCAACAGTCAAAAATACAGAACTATTGAGTATAGACTATGGAATCTTGACTCAACCCCAAATTCACATTCGCACTGAAGTTATCAATAGCAACCGAATCGTCATCCGAATATCAGATAATGGAAAGGGCATTCCCCCAGAAATTGTTTCAAAACTGTTTGATCCTTTCTTTACTACCAAAGATGTAGGCAAAGGTACAGGATTAGGGCTATCTATCAGTTATCAAATTGTAGTAGATAAACATCATGGAAAATTATATTGTAAATCGACACCTGGACATGGAGCAGAATTTATCATTGAAATTCCCATTATTCAGTCGGAAGTAACCACTTAA
- the rsmA gene encoding 16S rRNA (adenine(1518)-N(6)/adenine(1519)-N(6))-dimethyltransferase RsmA, which translates to MVRPRKLFAQHWLKSEKALEAIIKAAECQASDRILEIGPGTGILTRRLLPLVQSLVAVEIDYDLCKLLVKQLGKTSNFLLLQGDFLTLDLPSHTAAFANFQKQNKVVANIPYNITGPIIEKLLGTITKPNPEPFDSIVLLVQKEVAERLYAKPGSKAFGALSVRVQYLADCELICTVPAAAFHPPPKVDSAVVRLHPRQIQTPAIDPRKLENLVKLGFGAKRKMLRNNLQPVIERDRLTQLLEKLEINPQTRAEDLSVNQWVTLANELEVGRWKDEGDEGDEGDEGDEGDEGDEGISNDN; encoded by the coding sequence ATGGTACGACCGCGCAAGCTCTTTGCTCAGCATTGGCTCAAAAGTGAAAAGGCACTCGAAGCGATCATCAAAGCAGCAGAATGTCAAGCGAGCGATCGCATCCTGGAAATAGGGCCAGGAACCGGCATTCTCACTCGTCGTTTATTACCTTTGGTACAATCTCTAGTTGCAGTGGAAATTGACTACGATTTGTGCAAACTATTAGTAAAGCAACTAGGTAAAACGTCAAATTTTTTACTGCTGCAAGGAGACTTCCTCACCCTAGATTTACCGTCACACACAGCAGCATTTGCTAATTTTCAAAAGCAAAATAAAGTAGTAGCTAATATTCCCTACAACATTACAGGGCCAATCATCGAAAAACTACTCGGCACAATTACTAAACCCAACCCAGAACCCTTTGACTCAATTGTGCTGCTAGTGCAAAAAGAAGTAGCAGAAAGATTGTATGCTAAACCAGGGTCGAAAGCATTTGGAGCTTTGAGCGTGCGAGTGCAATATTTAGCTGATTGTGAATTAATTTGTACAGTTCCCGCAGCCGCATTCCACCCACCACCAAAAGTAGATTCAGCAGTCGTGCGGTTACATCCTCGACAGATACAAACACCAGCAATTGACCCCCGAAAATTAGAAAACCTAGTCAAGTTGGGGTTTGGGGCAAAGCGCAAAATGTTACGAAATAATTTACAACCAGTTATCGAACGCGATCGCCTGACACAATTACTGGAAAAATTAGAAATAAATCCTCAAACCCGTGCCGAAGACCTCAGCGTCAACCAATGGGTAACATTAGCCAATGAGTTGGAAGTAGGGAGATGGAAAGATGAGGGAGATGAGGGAGATGAGGGAGATGAGGGAGATGAGGGAGATGAGGGAGATGAGGGAATAAGTAATGACAACTGA